The Mauremys reevesii isolate NIE-2019 linkage group 1, ASM1616193v1, whole genome shotgun sequence genome segment GTGCACATAGCTATTTGTATGTACGTGTGGGTGATAAATGTGTGTGCATGTTGGTGTATGGTGTTTGTCAGGGTGAGCGGATGGAGTCTATGTGCACAGATCTTAGGGTAGATGTGTCTTTCCAGCATTCAAAGTGAGAAGGGGAATCTCCCTTCTTTCTCTATTGTGACCATCTAGAACCGTCTCTCTCTCCCGATATTCTCTTGGCCAAGTTTTCCTCAGCTGTACAGGAGATGGGGAGTAGCTCACTGTCCTGTAACACCAATGACTCCACCAATGAGACTTAGACACTTGCTCTGGTGTCTTGGTCAATATACAAGGAGCTTCTTCAGCACAGTTGGCTGCTCTTTGTGGTTGCAGAAGGCTCTGCAGTGCTGTATGGGATGGAGTGGGGACTGAAGCTGAGAGGAGGGTGTCAGGAAACCAGGGGCTCCTGGAAGGTGTTGGCTGCCCTTGCTGTGCCTATCCAAGGGGGCTCTGTGCAAGGATGAGGCATGGCAAGCACTTGAGGTCTGACTATAATTTATTGACTTGGTAGGGCATGTGGGTGAAGGGGTGCCAAAGGGCCTGATGCAGAGGAATGAAATTTAGAGCCAGATGTCCTAAAACCCAGAAGCATGTTGCACTAATTGGATGAGTGGAGTGATAGCACAGTCTGTCCATCTGTCGGGGAAGATGGATTGTGGGAGGACACAGGCCTCACTGCTCTCAGGTACCCTGCTCACTTCTGCCCTTGCCTTCCAAGAAGAGTTTCATGCCACAGAGGAGATTTGCTTTTGTTCTTCATGTTCCCCCTCTGTGTCACCCATTAGCGGCTGCCTCTTCTTCAACTCTCGGTGGTACTTGGCCATGAGGGATGCGTAGATACAGCCAtaagctgctgccaccaccatcaTGATACACACGATGCCACACACCACCCCAGCTATGATCACAGTGCCAATGGCTCGGCGCACACTAACAGGCCGGTATCTCTGTTTCTGGGGACACCCCACGCTCGGCTCCACTTCAGGTTCTGGCCCTGACTTGGATTTTGAAGGAGTCGGGCTTCCTTTAGTGCATGGTGGGCCAGAATTGTCCAGCACAGTGGAGCCGTTCTCATCCTCCAGCTGTGAACAGTAGTTGAACATCTCCATGGGGACCATTCGCATGTCCTTTCCCCGCAGCTCCTTGGGCAGCGTACACGCCAACTGGTCAATCTTTCCTCCTGTCCCAACAGAGAAAAAAAGGGTGATTCACAGCTCGGTGTCAGGCAGGGCCTGGTTCAGTGCAGTGAGCTATGTCAGTACATTGTTGCGGTTCAGCTTTTAAATACAcagggctagattctcagctggtgtaaatcaatgtaacttacactagctgaggatccggcccaCAGAAGCCACAAAATACAAAGGTCTGGATCCCCAAGTGACCATAACTAGGCCTTATCATACCTAAGGGATTATAATCTGGTCTCTCTTGCACAAGTGCTCAGtggagtgtgggagaggatgCAGGGAACCCTTCCATACTCCAAGAGGCAGCCAGAATCCAGCACCTTGTGTTCCCAGAGTGTAAGCGTGAGAAGGGGGTGGGTGGAGTCAGAGCATTGCCAGCTGCACTATACATGCCAGAGGTGATGGGATGAAGGTACGGCCCTGTCCCCATTCACTTTCACAGTGGTAGGGGGTCGACAGACTGTGGCGGGGAAGCAGATACTATTAAAATGGTGCATCAGCGGCTGCCCCTACATTTGGTCATCCATTAACCTTGGAGACATTGTCCGTCTGCCTCCGCACACTGCGGGCAGAATGGCTTCAGCAACTGCCACTGGTTGTGATCTCCCTCCACCGCCCTTTAGGTGGGTAGGGCTTTAGTGGCTACACTCTAGCCCGAGGGGTGCATAGATAGTATTTGGTAATGATTTATACCTTCCAGCTAAGGTTATCGAAATGCATTAAAAACATGAATTAATCAATCTTCACAAAGCCCTTTAAGGTATGAAGGTCAGTGTTGTTAGCCCCTTTTTACATACGGGGAGAATGGGGCACAAAAGACAAAGTAATTTCCTAAGATGAAACtgcaagtcagtgacagaactCAGATGAGAGCCCAGGGCCTAAAACTCCCAGTCCCATATTCTCACTAGTCGGCACTTCCCTCCATACATTTAGCAATCTACGCTGATGCAGGTGCTTCACTGTGTTTGTGCAATTTCCTTTGAAAGAAAAACCAGAATGCTCTCTAGCTGCTTCTCTTGTTCTGTGGTGTGAGTCAAATTCAGAAAACAAGTCAAAAAAgtcaaaaagaaaaagaggaaccAGTGTGCCTTTGTCTGTGCTCACATTAATGCAtatgccaggggtggccaaactgtggctcacaAGCCACGTGTGGTTCTTTCACCATTAAAGTGCGGCTCCCGGAGCCTCCTCTGCCAGACTTGGGGCGGGGAAGTTGAGGAGCTCTGCCTGGTAgggggtaggggcttctgcccagtggggaggggagtctgGGAACTTCAGCCCCGGCAGGCGCCTCCCATAGGACTAAAGTCCCGAGCCCCAGCAGGTGTGCCCTTGTTCTCGAACTTCTGACGATTGTCATAtgcggctcagagggtcagtacaTTTGGCAACACCTGGCATATGCCAAACTGCAGCCTTGTAATTGCACAGTCATGTAATCTCTTCCCAGTATGGTTATCTGAGCTCAGTAGAGGTAACATGGCTCTTGCCATGCTGATAAGTTGAGGCCTACTCCTTCTCTCAGTGGCTTCAAAGAGAGCAGGGTCATGCCTTTGGTGTTGTCACAATATGTAGTGTTTCTCTTAAAGTTCCAACACCTGGAGTCATGTAATTCAGAGAGAATTTCAGCTTTTATCCCTCAGTGTTGCAGATAAATGCTTTAAAATGTAAACCCTATAGGTTCCAacatcagaaggcaaataaaaaggtctccaaatcaattaaaaaaaacctcattttTAAAGCCAGTCATGTTTTTTGAGGCCTAACTCATGATTTTGGATTGGCAATAATTGTGTGGCAGTATACCACCTTCAAACATCAACATTTCTGATATTTGCTTTACTGGAGGCAAACCTGAAACTTTACCAACAGTCTTGTTTTTAGTTACCCCAGCACAAGGAAGTGGGCTGGAGGACTATTTTTAAGCATTAAAAGCACCTTTTTTTCAAACTCATAACTCTAAAAATTTCAAGCTTTTTAAGCAAGTTCTcccctctccaaaaaaaaaatccacctttgGGTCTTGGAGCAAGTATGAGAAATAGCATCTGAAAAGAAGGTTTTAGAATGCAAGCACCTTCTCAGCAATAACTGTAGCATTACTACATTGTAGCGTAGCACAGCATTATAGTACTAACCTTCTTCTCTTTGGCCAGGATCTAGAATTTAGGTCAGCCTGATCTGTCTGTGTTATCTCTGTCTGTCTACCTCTCTTCTCCACTGCAAATCTTAGCAGTCAATCTGTCACCCTATGATTGGATCCCCTCCCCGTGGCACCTACCTCGATAAGAGAACCATTCCATCCAGTGTTTGAAGTCTCTCAGGTTGCAGTCACATTCCCAGGGGTTATCCCCAACTTGGAGCTGCTGCAGGCTGACTAATGGTTCAAAGGTCACCCTGTCTAGGCTCTGTAGGCGGTTAGACCTGAGGGAGAGCAAGCGGAGAGCCGGGAGGTCATCGAAGATTCCTGAGGGTATCTGAGCAAGGCCATTGATGGATAGGTCTAGCTGGCGCAGTAGGACCATCTGCTGCAGAAGGTCCTTGTCCAGGGTCCTGATACTGTTGTTCCTCAGCTGTAGTTCGGTCAGGTTCCCTAGGTCACTGAAGATGTTCTGGGGCAGCTGGTCCAAGAAGTTGTTGGAAAGGTCCAGCCTCTGTAGGGCAGAGAGATTGGAAAAGACTGGTCCTGGCAGCGTGCTTAGCTTGTTGTTGAGGAAGAGGAAGATTCTGGTGTTTGTAGGAATGTCTGAGGGGATGGATGAGAGGCCCAAGCCGCTACAGTCCACTTCCAGACTGCCACTGTTACACTTGCAGGAGGAAGGGCAAGTGAAGAGGGAGTCTGCTGCACACAGAGAGAGCCAGTAGGCAAGCACTAGTGGGTGAGaagcagagaggagagagagagtgtgtgttagAACAGTAGTTATCCCTCTTTAAGCCTTCATCCATTTTTAATACAGTTAAGGCTACAGTATGAGCACAATGGAATTCTTCACTGCCGTTCCCTGCAGTAAAATGAACTTTCTCTCAGATGTACCCTGACATTGCTATCTAGGTCCCTGGCAGCATGAGCTTGCTCTCAGCCTTTCGCCAGCTAGTGGTTTTTTTGAACTACCAGGGCTGGTGAGTAAACATCCCTGCAGTTGCACTAGAAATGTCAGCATGTCCCAGAGGGCTTTGCTGCCTAATGTGAGGACACTCCACAGAGTTAGACTAGAATGGAGCATAGCATGATGGGAGACATGGCCTGAGCTAAAGAACGACTCTCTCAAAATAGAGGGGTTTGTGGTGGAGGGTTggtatgtttttaaaaagccacttTGCTCAGAAATGAACACCTTAACATTTGTTTCTGATCAGCCCAATTCCCTTAGAATGTGATGGGTTATGGCTAAAGTTGGATTCAAACCCAGCCCCTacagctgagccctgccccacaaaCTCTAGGGAAGCTGGGATATGGTGCTGAATTTCATGACCAGATAATGGTTCTTGAGGTTTGGTAAGGCCAAAGAAGTCTAGATTTGAGAGAGTCTGGGTATAGATCCAAACTTTGTAGCTGTTCGTTATCCCTTAGATGGGCCAGACCTAACCCCTGGATCCATACAACCCCTAACCTTGGGTAAGTTCAGCTCCAAATCCACACTTTGCAGCTTAGGCCCATATCAAGTGGTGTCCCAGTAAGGTGTAAAAGTGCCCAACAGTCTCTGTAACCTGCTGGATGCTCTGCATTTGGCAGTGCTGTCAAAATATCTTCTGAAAACCACAAACACAGACCCGCCTGCCTTTGCTAACCTGAGAGTCTGTCAGACTTTGCAAtactccccaaaccacctgttaGAACTCAGAAAAAATGCAGGATTAGCTGATGAAGATGCGAGTGTTGAGAAGGGAGCgggaggctgagccctggcatGTGGTGTCTCACAGGTAAGGGTTAACCTTGGCTAGGCCaggtgggagaagggaagagggCACTGAACTATGTCTCTGGGGGCTCGAGTAAGAACAAAGTTATTCCTCAGTTATATCTGCCATCTGTATTGCGGGTCACATTGGTCTGGAGGGGCAACCATTTCCCTCATTTGTCTGGATTGTGTAGGGGCTGTAGTACTTCAACCCCTGTGGGA includes the following:
- the LRTM2 gene encoding leucine-rich repeat and transmembrane domain-containing protein 2; this translates as MLEKTVPIMLSGSASHWWRNRFSMRWRRTCLLAYWLSLCAADSLFTCPSSCKCNSGSLEVDCSGLGLSSIPSDIPTNTRIFLFLNNKLSTLPGPVFSNLSALQRLDLSNNFLDQLPQNIFSDLGNLTELQLRNNSIRTLDKDLLQQMVLLRQLDLSINGLAQIPSGIFDDLPALRLLSLRSNRLQSLDRVTFEPLVSLQQLQVGDNPWECDCNLRDFKHWMEWFSYRGGKIDQLACTLPKELRGKDMRMVPMEMFNYCSQLEDENGSTVLDNSGPPCTKGSPTPSKSKSGPEPEVEPSVGCPQKQRYRPVSVRRAIGTVIIAGVVCGIVCIMMVVAAAYGCIYASLMAKYHRELKKRQPLMGDTEGEHEEQKQISSVA